TCCACCCGTCCCTTCCAACTGGTGACCGGCCGGGTATGGCGCGGCTCAGCCTTTGGTGGCGTGCGCGGGCGCAGCGAGCTGCCAAGCTACGTGGAAATGTCCCAGACCGGCGAGATCCCCCTGGATACCTTCATCACCCACACCATGGGCCTGGAAGATATCAACAAGGCGTTCGACCTGATGCACGAAGGCAAGAGCATTCGCTCCGTCATTCACTTCTAAGAGCAGCGGCAAGCGGCAAGCCACAGGCGCCAAGCGGGAGTTCCGCTTGCGGCCCATGGCTTGCGGCGTGCCGCTGGAGGTCTGCCATGAGTCTGGAAAACCTTTCCTGCCAGAAAAGCTTCGGCGGCTGGCATAAACGCTATAAGCATCATTCCCGGGTGCTGGGCTGTGACATGGTGTTCGCCGTGTATTTGCCGCCCCAGGCCGAACAGGGCGGCAAGCTGCCGGTGCTTTACTGGTTGTCCGGCCTGACCTGTACCGACGAGAACTTCATGCACAAGGCCGGGGCTCAACGCATGGCTGCCGAGCTGGGCTTGATCATCGTCGCTCCGGATACCAGCCCGCGTGGCCCCGGCGTGCCCGGTGACCCGGACGGTGCCTGGGATTTCGGTCTGGGTGCCGGGTTCTACCTGAACGCGACGCAGGAGCCCTGGGTCCAGCATTACCGGATGCACGATTATGTGGTGAACGAGCTGCCGGAGCTGGTGGAGGCGCATTTTCCCGCTTCGCACAAGCGTGGGATCAGCGGGCACTCCATGGGCGGTCACGGGGCATTGGTGTGCGCGCTGCGTAATCCGGGGCGCT
The DNA window shown above is from Pseudomonas protegens CHA0 and carries:
- the fghA gene encoding S-formylglutathione hydrolase, translated to MSLENLSCQKSFGGWHKRYKHHSRVLGCDMVFAVYLPPQAEQGGKLPVLYWLSGLTCTDENFMHKAGAQRMAAELGLIIVAPDTSPRGPGVPGDPDGAWDFGLGAGFYLNATQEPWVQHYRMHDYVVNELPELVEAHFPASHKRGISGHSMGGHGALVCALRNPGRYQSVSAFAPISNPMDCPWGQKAFSRYLGEERSRWREWDASVLIAEVTEKLPLLVDQGDRDDFLAGQLKPEVLQQAAKNAGHELTLRMQPGYDHSYFFIASFIDDHLQHHARALNA